The Arachis ipaensis cultivar K30076 chromosome B05, Araip1.1, whole genome shotgun sequence nucleotide sequence aaaagatTTGAATATTAGAATTGTACAAAGTGATatttttatttggtagtttaatttttgtatttgtttTTATTGATAGACTTAATTTTCTTATATAGTGcttgtctttgttttttttttattggttgttATTAGAGTTGTTGCTTTCTTCTTTCTGTCGTAGATTTTTGTGAATGCATATTCTTTATGAATTATTGAGTTGTATGCACTTtttattgtgttgtttgtttcATCTTTATATGTATGTTCTTTTTTTgaagatgtgtcttgaatttgtataattttctttcttcttaatctCTTGATGAGTATGTAATTTTCGTCTGATGATATTAGTGTTGGTGAAGTTGGTtcttataattaataaataatttaaattagaaataaaaataatgtcTTGAATAAGTGATTTTTTTTGGAGTATTAcctgttttatttgttgtaatGGGTGTTGAGGTCAGTGTTATTAGTTGAAACAAATATCTTAGTAACAGTGTATTGTTGATAATCTTTTTTGAGATTAAAATCATTTACTTTGACTTCAAATATAAGTGTAAGGTTGCACAAATTTTTTAATTGGAATGGTGTTTCAATGTCATTACTTTTCTAAAGTGTTATTAGATTTGAAGCAGTTGTGTCCAACACTTTTTTTTCTTCACCATCAAATAGTACAAAAATTGTTGTAGTACTTTGATTTGAAATAAGTATTGGGTtagtaactaataatttgatagatgagaTTATGAAAAATATATAGGGTTACCTTATTGTTGAATATTGTGGTGTTTGATTACATGTGCTACAAATGTAGTTGTCTTATTTGAATgaatagtgataagagacttatataaaTATGTCAAATAgtataaaatttgaatatttgtaacgtaaaatttattatgattaataatattattatgacatttgtaatatttgtaatatggatgtttattatatttaatgagttatttatagaaattaattattgggGGTTATAAACTTATTGTATAGTTTATTATATTTAGtgagttttttttttgtatagtttattttttttgttgatttgaaaataataggTAATTTGATAAAGGGAAAGTCTAGGGGACCAGTAGATTTATTAAAATCTGGCCAGCACTTAGCCAGCAGAAGGAAAATGAGTGATTCTCcaccattagatgaaatctcacaccattaaatacactattgatggctaattgatggctacaaCTCACAAATTCTGCTggccccctagcactcctctttgACAAAAATTGAGTAGTTGATTATAAAATTTTGTCAAGTAAACGACGTTGCTTACATGATATTAGTAGAAAGAAAAATATGTCTTAAAAGTAATGTGATAAAATTTATATATCTACTTTTATATGTTAAGAATAGATAGCATGTAGTTCAAAAAATGTCGGTCAGGGTTCAAACCTACATTTTGGGTTCATATGGAGTTATTATATACGGAATTGCTCCAGAGTAATATTCAACTATCTTAGTTTAATCATCTTTGACTTTGAGGTTCATTGGTAGATTGGTTGGGGATACAATCATACAACAAATAGGTGTAGGTGAAATTTGATGGCCTCCCTTCTATGTTAAGGTAAACTAACTAATGCTTCTTCaacaacattttatcaaacacaccGAAAGGCTTCAAATTCACACAAATATATATACCCATTACAACTTGTTCTGATTCAACTCACCTCAAACACAATATTTGCACATAAAAACAAGTACTTTAATTAGCTGAAAAGGAACTCATAAGCCATatcacaagtctttcaaaaatggTGGCTACAAAGCATTCTGTCATCCTTTGCATGCTACTTGCGTTGTTCTTGTCAAGCCCCAGAATGAGCCTAGGAGCTCGCCACCTCATGCAGACACAACCATCAGCACCACAACTTCCTTCCCTCCCACCACTCCCTAAAGCCACACTGCCACCTTTGCCATCTCTGCCAAGTTTCCCTAAACCTACAACACTGCCACCATTGCCAAACATGCCACAACCAACTCAACCAAAACTCTCATTGCCACCATTGCCAAGCACCCAAATCCCACCACAGTTGCCAAACACATTGCCACCATTGGCAACAGCTGCACCTAAACTGACACTACCCCCTATGCCAACCATCCCAACAGCGTTATCCCCACCACCCTCAAACTAAGAATGCAGCTTATTGGCTGGTTCTCCCGAGCGTTTGGATATTTTGGCATGGTGCTATTTATATACAGCTTTTATTATTGGCTTTATCACATAGTGTTCTTTTGAGTCCCTGATAATGCTGTTTGTACTTTGTAGTTATTATTCTGTGGTGTTTGATATTTTGAAGATTTCTTTCTCTATGTATTTTGTTTCATcactaatatttatttataatattatatgATTTCTTGTATTAAAGGAGTTGATGACTCGAACATTATATATAGGCGTATATCAAAATATACAGAaggaaatagaataaaataagtatgtgtcttaaataatttttttcccaCCACCTCAATTATTGGAACTTACTGATTCTCTCCCACCTCAGTTACGCACGTTGATTGTGAAAGTCAAACATCAAGAGGAAAAATGAATACGACGTGTATAATTACGAGATAAGTTATAGAGAATAACTACCTGCTAGTTTAAATTAGCTTTTTTaagtgaaaaaatatattttttaaaaataacgtattttatttaatttaaaatttatttaaatatatctttaaaaaaaatatttttattaaaaaataaattatttattttttaaaaaattatcaatgCATTATTTTTAANNNNNNNNNNNNNNNNNNNNNNNNNNNNNNNNNNNNNNNNNNNNNNNNNNNNNNNNNNNNNNNNNNNNNNNNNNNNNNNNNNNNNNNNNNNNNNNNNNNNNNNNNNNNNNNNNNNNNNNNNNNNNNNNNNNNNNNNNNNNNNNNNNNNNNNNNNNNNNNNNNNNNNNNNNNNNNNNNNNNNNNNNNNNNNNNNNNNNNNNNNNNNNNNNNNNNNNNNNNNNNNNNNNNNNNNNNNNNNNNNNNNNNNNNNNNNNNNNNNNNNNNNNNNNNNNNNNNNNNNNNNNNNNNNNNNNNNNNNNNNNNNNNNNNNNNNNNNNNNNNNNNNNNNNNNNNNNNNNNNNNNNNNNNNNNNNNNNNNNNNNNNNNNNNNNNNNNNNNNNNNNNNNNNNNNNNNNNNNNNNNNNNNNNNNNNNNNNNNNNNNNNNNNNNNNNNNNNNNNNNNNNNNNNNNNNNNNNNNNNNNNNNNNNNNNNNNNNNNNNNNNNNNNNNNNNNNNNNNNNNNNNNNNNNNNNNNNNNNNNNNNNNNNNNNNNNNNNNNNNNNNNNNNNNNNNNNNNNNNNNNNNNNNNNNNNNNNNNNNNNNNNNNNNNNNNNNNNNNNNNNNNNNNNNNNNNNNNNNNNNNNNNNNNNNNNNNNNNNNNNNNNNNNNNNNNNNNNNNNNNNNNNNNNNNNNNNNNNNNNNNNNNNNNNNNNNNNNNNNNNNNNNNNNNNNNNNNNNNNNNNNNNNNNNNNNNNNNNNNNNNNNNNNNNNNNNNNNNNNNNNNNNNNNNNNNNNNNNNNNNNNNNNNNNNNNNNNNNNNNNNNNNNNNNNNNNNNNNNNNNNNNNNNNNNNNNNNNNNNNNNNNNNNNNNNNNNNNNNNNNNNNNNNNNNNNNNNNNNNNNNNNNNNNNNNNNNNNNNNNNNNNNNNNNNNNNNNNNNNNNNNNNNNNNNNNNNNNNNNNNNNNNNNNNNNNNNNNNNNNNNNNNNNNNNNNNNNNNNNNNNNNNNNNNNNNNNNNNNNNNNNNNNNNNNNNNNNNNNNNNNNNNNNNNNNNNNNNNNNTAAAAAGACATATAATTTAAGAGTATATactcattttggtcctcaaagaatttcaAACTGGATACTTTAGTccctaactaaaattaattattcgattGGTCCTTAACAATTAATTCCGTCAGTCACTTAAGTCTTTTACTCCGTTAACTCTAACAGAGGACAAAATAGTCCCCGATAACTCTAACAGGGaacaaaatggtccctgatctCCTCTGTTCGGAAACAACATTGTTCTCTC carries:
- the LOC107642473 gene encoding proline-rich receptor-like protein kinase PERK2; its protein translation is MVATKHSVILCMLLALFLSSPRMSLGARHLMQTQPSAPQLPSLPPLPKATLPPLPSLPSFPKPTTLPPLPNMPQPTQPKLSLPPLPSTQIPPQLPNTLPPLATAAPKLTLPPMPTIPTALSPPPSN